In Methanonatronarchaeum sp. AMET-Sl, one genomic interval encodes:
- a CDS encoding ATP-binding protein codes for MKKITIISGKGGTGKTTITAGFAAIEKNLILADCDVDSPNLQILLNPEIKETKNYIELLKPTKTNKCTKCGKCREICNFNAINTEIEINQSKCEGCAACEYICPENAIKMKNKQIGTIYKSKTKYGPFIHAKLKPGEEASGKIVTQVQQWAQKTANKNNTILIDGSPGIGCPVIASIKSTDKTLIVTEPTVSGIHDLKRIIELTKHFQTKTQVCINKHDLNPKNTKKITEICKTQKTPVIGKIPYTQLTTKAMINKQPITEYTDTEITKKIKKTWKKLKN; via the coding sequence ATGAAAAAAATAACAATAATCTCAGGAAAAGGAGGCACAGGAAAAACAACCATTACAGCAGGATTCGCAGCAATAGAAAAAAACTTAATACTCGCAGACTGCGACGTAGACTCACCAAACCTCCAAATACTCCTAAATCCAGAAATAAAAGAGACAAAAAATTACATAGAACTCCTAAAACCAACCAAAACAAATAAATGCACCAAATGCGGCAAATGCAGAGAAATATGCAACTTCAACGCAATAAACACAGAAATCGAAATAAACCAATCAAAATGCGAAGGATGCGCAGCCTGCGAATACATATGCCCAGAAAACGCAATAAAAATGAAAAACAAACAAATCGGAACAATCTACAAATCAAAAACAAAATACGGACCATTCATACACGCAAAACTAAAACCAGGCGAAGAAGCATCAGGAAAAATAGTAACACAAGTCCAACAATGGGCCCAAAAAACCGCAAACAAAAATAACACAATCTTAATCGATGGATCACCCGGCATAGGATGCCCAGTAATAGCATCAATAAAATCAACAGACAAAACATTAATAGTAACCGAACCAACAGTCTCCGGAATACACGACCTTAAAAGAATAATAGAATTAACAAAACACTTTCAAACCAAAACACAAGTATGCATAAACAAACACGACCTAAACCCAAAAAACACCAAAAAAATAACAGAGATATGCAAAACCCAAAAAACACCCGTAATAGGAAAAATCCCATACACACAACTAACAACCAAAGCAATGATAAACAAACAACCAATCACTGAATACACAGACACAGAAATAACCAAAAAAATCAAAAAAACATGGAAAAAACTCAAAAACTAA
- a CDS encoding ATP-binding protein, protein MNISVASGKGGTGKTTIATNLTLTLNPKKTQLLDCDVEEPDCHLFLNQGIETIETVYSKTPVINKQKCTKCAKCVQHCQFNAIAMSKKGIKIFPELCHSCGLCKIVCPENAVKEKKRPLGKIEKGTNQMGFYHGKLKTGELLSPRIIEAVKQKTKPNKTTIIDAPPGNACPTIAAIEGTDYCILVAEPTPFGLSDLKNSIKMLKQQKTPYGVVINKEGIGNNELESYCKQNNIPILMKIPNDRKIAKLYSEGIPFTDKKPEMKKQFKKLYKQIQDTIQ, encoded by the coding sequence ATGAACATCTCAGTAGCAAGTGGAAAAGGAGGGACAGGAAAAACAACAATAGCCACAAACCTCACACTAACACTAAATCCCAAAAAAACCCAATTACTCGATTGCGATGTCGAAGAACCAGATTGCCATCTATTCTTAAACCAAGGCATAGAAACAATAGAGACAGTATATTCCAAAACTCCAGTAATAAACAAACAAAAATGCACAAAATGCGCCAAATGTGTCCAACACTGCCAATTCAATGCAATTGCCATGTCAAAAAAAGGAATAAAAATATTTCCAGAACTATGCCATTCATGTGGATTATGTAAAATAGTATGCCCAGAAAACGCAGTTAAAGAGAAAAAAAGACCATTAGGGAAAATAGAAAAAGGAACAAACCAAATGGGATTCTATCACGGAAAACTAAAAACAGGAGAACTGTTATCCCCACGCATAATAGAAGCAGTCAAGCAAAAAACAAAACCAAATAAAACAACAATAATAGACGCTCCACCAGGAAACGCATGCCCAACAATTGCAGCAATTGAAGGAACAGACTACTGCATACTAGTAGCGGAGCCAACGCCATTCGGATTAAGCGACCTAAAAAACTCAATAAAAATGTTAAAACAACAAAAAACCCCATACGGCGTAGTAATAAATAAAGAGGGGATAGGAAACAACGAACTCGAATCATACTGCAAACAAAACAATATACCAATACTAATGAAAATACCAAACGATAGAAAAATCGCCAAACTATATTCAGAAGGAATCCCATTCACCGATAAAAAACCAGAAATGAAAAAACAATTTAAAAAACTCTACAAACAGATCCAGGACACCATACAATGA
- a CDS encoding ABC transporter ATP-binding protein, whose translation MLEVKNIVKDFGYVRALNNVNLSVDGFKTVFGPNGAGKTTLIKILSSVMEPSLGTAMVNGVDLRENPVDVRSQIGVVSHQSYFYGKLTCEENLRFYAGMYGVDKDRRVRELLSKVGLLSRGLDKVEDFSRGMEQRLSIARALLHDPPILLLDEPYTGLDLQASEMLRDTLSDLDGKTVLMTTHNIQRGLELSDSISILIDGEVVFDKNKDEIDLDSFPSIYRSSLKGDLSMD comes from the coding sequence ATGCTTGAGGTTAAAAATATTGTAAAGGATTTTGGTTATGTTAGGGCTTTAAATAATGTTAATTTATCTGTAGATGGTTTTAAAACTGTTTTTGGGCCTAATGGTGCTGGTAAAACCACGTTAATTAAGATATTATCTAGTGTTATGGAGCCTTCTCTAGGTACGGCAATGGTTAATGGTGTTGATTTAAGGGAGAATCCTGTTGATGTTAGGTCTCAGATTGGGGTTGTTTCGCATCAATCTTATTTCTATGGTAAGTTGACATGTGAGGAGAATTTAAGGTTTTATGCTGGTATGTATGGTGTGGATAAAGACAGGCGTGTTAGGGAGCTTTTATCTAAAGTTGGTTTGTTGAGTAGGGGTTTGGATAAGGTTGAGGATTTTAGTAGGGGGATGGAGCAAAGACTATCTATTGCAAGGGCTTTGCTTCATGATCCTCCGATTCTCTTGTTAGATGAACCCTATACGGGGCTAGATCTTCAGGCCAGTGAGATGTTGAGAGATACCTTATCTGACCTAGATGGTAAAACAGTCTTGATGACTACACATAACATCCAGAGAGGTCTTGAGTTATCTGATTCTATCTCAATACTTATCGATGGCGAAGTTGTATTCGATAAAAATAAGGATGAAATAGATTTGGATAGTTTCCCAAGTATCTATCGGTCATCGCTTAAAGGAGATCTTAGTATGGATTAG
- a CDS encoding Mrp/NBP35 family ATP-binding protein, protein MKKTKQKNTIKTITDQINKSIVVMSGKGGVGKSTVAANIAMQLSNEKNKVGLMDCDIHGPSIPKIIGAKQKPTQNKKTINPIETETGIKTISIGSLQPETDEPVIWRGPLKMKAIEQFFTDVNWGKLDYLIFDLPPGTGDEPLTIAQILPNPDGTVIVTTPQEVALQTIRKSVKFAEKVNLPIIGLIENMSGFKCPNCQETTNIFGSGGGKKLALELEIPFLGKIPLDPEIMESGEQGNPIVNNKKSKTSKQFQKITDQIKNKIK, encoded by the coding sequence ATGAAAAAAACAAAACAAAAAAACACTATAAAAACCATTACAGACCAAATAAACAAATCAATAGTAGTAATGAGTGGAAAAGGAGGAGTAGGTAAGAGCACAGTAGCCGCAAACATAGCAATGCAACTCTCAAATGAAAAAAACAAAGTAGGTTTAATGGACTGCGACATACACGGACCAAGCATACCAAAAATAATCGGAGCCAAACAAAAACCCACACAAAACAAAAAAACGATAAACCCAATAGAAACGGAAACCGGAATTAAAACAATATCAATCGGATCACTACAACCCGAAACAGACGAACCAGTAATCTGGAGAGGCCCACTAAAAATGAAAGCCATAGAACAATTTTTTACAGACGTAAACTGGGGCAAACTAGACTACCTAATATTTGACCTACCTCCAGGAACCGGTGACGAACCACTAACCATCGCCCAGATACTTCCCAACCCAGATGGAACAGTAATAGTAACAACTCCACAAGAAGTAGCACTACAAACAATAAGAAAATCCGTCAAATTCGCAGAAAAAGTAAACCTCCCAATAATCGGATTAATAGAAAACATGAGTGGATTCAAATGCCCAAACTGCCAAGAAACAACAAATATATTCGGTTCAGGCGGAGGAAAAAAACTAGCCCTAGAACTAGAAATACCATTTCTCGGAAAAATCCCATTAGACCCAGAAATAATGGAAAGTGGCGAACAAGGAAATCCAATAGTAAACAATAAAAAATCAAAGACCTCAAAACAGTTCCAAAAAATAACCGACCAAATAAAAAACAAAATAAAATAA
- a CDS encoding isoprenylcysteine carboxylmethyltransferase family protein, producing MDWPNWRRTGFIVLALLALLSLPSFYEHAHWFMMGHVESMVVQGRWDLVLLNIGVFLVFLLPLSFRKKIEWKSMGIYTAFIVSLFIEMYGVPLTVYISSAAAISPGGAPPTQEIIFSFTFLGQSLSMTFWKIVGMIISLIGMIIVILGWITLYKNIKQKELVTNGVYRYSRHPQYLGIILIAVGWFIHWPSLLTLAMLPVLIYFYYKLTIDEEKEVMQSIDNPHLYQKYREKTPRFI from the coding sequence ATGGACTGGCCTAATTGGCGTAGAACTGGATTTATTGTATTGGCCTTACTGGCCTTATTGTCACTCCCGTCTTTTTATGAGCATGCACATTGGTTTATGATGGGTCATGTTGAATCCATGGTGGTCCAAGGTCGTTGGGACCTCGTTTTACTCAACATTGGTGTTTTCCTTGTCTTTTTGTTACCTCTTTCTTTCAGGAAGAAAATTGAATGGAAATCAATGGGGATATACACAGCCTTCATAGTTTCACTATTTATCGAAATGTACGGTGTTCCATTAACAGTCTATATCTCATCTGCAGCCGCTATCTCACCTGGAGGAGCACCACCAACACAAGAAATTATATTCTCCTTTACATTCCTGGGTCAATCTCTATCTATGACCTTCTGGAAGATTGTTGGAATGATAATAAGCCTCATAGGAATGATTATAGTCATTCTAGGCTGGATCACCTTATATAAAAACATAAAACAAAAAGAGCTTGTAACAAACGGAGTATATCGTTATTCCCGCCACCCACAATACCTAGGTATAATATTAATCGCAGTTGGATGGTTTATCCACTGGCCTTCACTACTAACCTTAGCTATGCTACCAGTCTTAATATATTTCTACTATAAACTAACGATCGATGAAGAGAAAGAGGTGATGCAATCCATCGATAACCCACATTTATATCAAAAATATAGAGAAAAAACACCCAGATTCATATAA
- a CDS encoding NifB/NifX family molybdenum-iron cluster-binding protein, whose amino-acid sequence MKIAIPVLKDQGTKSKTADHFGRSPYFTIINTEKNQVKTIPNKSEHTGGTGKPPELLNKKDVDTIICSNLGPKAIQLCGKKDIKVYIGARENVEKTMEAWEQNKLNQATTQNACQNHKH is encoded by the coding sequence ATGAAAATTGCGATCCCAGTATTAAAAGACCAAGGAACAAAATCAAAAACCGCAGACCACTTTGGAAGATCCCCATACTTCACCATAATAAACACAGAAAAAAACCAAGTGAAAACCATACCGAACAAAAGCGAACACACAGGAGGAACTGGAAAACCACCGGAACTCCTAAATAAAAAAGACGTAGACACAATAATCTGCTCAAACCTAGGTCCAAAAGCAATCCAACTCTGCGGAAAAAAAGACATTAAAGTATACATAGGGGCCAGAGAAAACGTAGAAAAAACAATGGAAGCATGGGAACAAAACAAGCTTAACCAAGCAACAACCCAAAACGCCTGTCAAAACCACAAACACTAA
- the tnpA gene encoding IS200/IS605 family transposase yields MSENRSNHTVYNINYHFVWCPKYRHSVLEEVETTIENSIRTVCSEYEYDIRSLHISPDHVHLFVSAHPKHSPSKMIRVLKSITARDAWKNHEDLLEEYFWGGGFWEESYYVGTAGNVSSTVIQKHINHSEHV; encoded by the coding sequence ATGTCAGAGAACCGTTCGAACCATACAGTATACAATATCAACTATCACTTCGTCTGGTGTCCGAAGTATCGACACTCGGTGTTAGAAGAAGTCGAAACCACTATTGAGAATAGTATTCGGACGGTGTGTTCCGAGTATGAATATGATATACGCTCATTACACATCTCTCCCGACCATGTTCACTTATTCGTCTCTGCTCACCCAAAACACTCACCGAGCAAGATGATTCGAGTGTTGAAAAGCATCACAGCAAGAGACGCATGGAAGAATCACGAGGATTTGTTAGAAGAGTATTTCTGGGGTGGTGGGTTTTGGGAAGAATCCTATTACGTTGGAACAGCTGGTAATGTTTCAAGTACAGTAATTCAGAAGCATATCAATCATTCCGAACATGTGTAG
- a CDS encoding sulfatase-like hydrolase/transferase: MNVVVLVVDTVRRDRLSLYNRDIDFTPNFLRFSKSSDVYLNAFSQAPWSFPSQLSFLSGLYPWQHQGNQLKPFLGDEVDLLPVKLKDEGYFTSIIHNNTWLTPITGVTKDFDEERTISNKSKYLHSFWKWLGKNNLNNVQRKLILSSSKLNLLNTSKDRYGVLDQIKSIKRFLESHSERDFFCYINLVESHYPYNPPEKYKKRHGVNLDVGDLKSMPLEYGGKIFEEELEVLNRLYNAEIDFLDDLFGKVLGLFKEYGVYEDSLFIVFSDHGELIGEEGKFGHHFSTNKHLINVPLMIKRPGDDGEVIKDVIELREIYSMILREVGVNHLDNNKLMDGYACGMYEKPVIYKEKLDSFYDYCLSDVFYFATENDVCRVNKSVK; this comes from the coding sequence ATGAATGTTGTTGTTTTGGTTGTTGACACTGTTAGGAGGGATCGTCTGTCTCTTTATAACCGTGATATCGATTTCACTCCTAATTTTTTACGGTTTTCAAAATCTTCTGATGTTTATTTGAATGCTTTTAGTCAGGCCCCTTGGAGTTTTCCGTCACAACTTTCATTTCTTTCCGGTTTATATCCATGGCAACATCAAGGGAATCAATTAAAGCCATTTCTAGGTGATGAAGTTGATTTATTACCTGTTAAGTTGAAGGATGAGGGATATTTTACATCTATTATTCATAATAACACTTGGTTAACTCCAATTACTGGGGTTACCAAGGATTTTGACGAAGAAAGAACTATATCTAATAAGTCTAAGTATCTGCATAGTTTTTGGAAATGGTTAGGGAAAAATAATTTAAATAATGTTCAAAGGAAATTGATTTTGTCTTCCTCTAAACTTAATTTACTCAATACATCTAAAGATAGATATGGTGTTTTAGATCAAATTAAATCAATAAAACGTTTTTTAGAGAGCCATAGTGAACGAGATTTTTTTTGTTATATTAATTTGGTTGAATCACATTATCCATATAATCCACCGGAGAAATACAAAAAAAGACATGGTGTGAATCTTGATGTTGGGGATTTAAAGTCGATGCCTTTAGAGTATGGAGGAAAGATTTTTGAGGAGGAGTTGGAGGTATTGAATCGTCTTTATAATGCTGAAATTGATTTTCTTGACGACCTGTTCGGTAAAGTTTTAGGTCTATTTAAGGAGTATGGGGTTTATGAAGATAGTTTGTTCATTGTTTTCTCCGACCATGGTGAGTTGATTGGTGAAGAAGGTAAGTTTGGACATCATTTTTCCACAAATAAACACTTGATAAATGTTCCCTTAATGATTAAGAGACCAGGTGATGATGGAGAGGTTATCAAAGATGTTATTGAATTAAGAGAGATCTACTCTATGATTTTAAGGGAGGTTGGAGTTAACCATCTGGATAATAATAAATTAATGGATGGTTATGCCTGTGGGATGTATGAAAAACCAGTCATATATAAAGAAAAACTTGACTCATTCTACGATTATTGTTTGAGTGATGTTTTTTATTTCGCTACTGAGAATGATGTTTGCAGAGTTAATAAGTCTGTGAAGTGA
- a CDS encoding flavodoxin family protein, translating into MKALGFNGSPRSDGNTKILIEKVFDELRDRGIDCELIQVGGKQVRGCTACLKCFDNKDMKCVIDDDIVNKCIGKMAEADCIIIGSPTYYSDLTSETKALIDRAGYVCSANDNFLRRKVGASVSAVRRAGSIHTLDSINHFFLINEMFVVGSSYWNLGMGGEKGEVSEDDEGMETMKDLGKNIAWLLKKTNGSQEN; encoded by the coding sequence TTGAAAGCTCTGGGTTTTAATGGAAGTCCTCGTAGCGATGGAAACACTAAGATTTTAATTGAGAAGGTTTTTGATGAACTTAGAGACAGAGGTATTGATTGTGAGTTGATTCAGGTTGGTGGGAAGCAAGTTAGAGGGTGTACTGCCTGTTTGAAATGTTTCGATAACAAAGACATGAAATGTGTTATCGATGATGATATAGTTAATAAGTGTATTGGTAAAATGGCTGAGGCCGACTGTATTATCATCGGTTCTCCAACATACTACTCCGACTTAACCTCGGAAACAAAAGCACTTATCGATAGAGCCGGATATGTCTGTTCTGCTAACGATAATTTCTTACGTAGAAAAGTTGGTGCAAGTGTTTCAGCTGTTAGAAGAGCGGGCTCTATACATACCTTGGATTCTATAAACCATTTTTTCTTGATCAATGAGATGTTTGTCGTTGGCTCAAGTTATTGGAACCTTGGTATGGGTGGTGAGAAAGGTGAAGTGTCAGAAGATGATGAGGGTATGGAGACTATGAAGGATCTAGGTAAAAATATTGCTTGGCTTCTTAAGAAAACTAATGGTTCTCAAGAAAACTAA
- a CDS encoding DNA polymerase domain-containing protein, whose translation MDGIHPRGQAPRHSPSTACRHDTPKIIKEFQKEVLELLKKADTIKEYRKKQLEALELLEKYKKQIKQGCISREKLAYTSKPSKKIEDYKTMNRNKAALIKYRDKGSEIKPGKKIKYIIRNSNLKNRDKIALVEQESPIDINHYTKLLERAYQTLQPNQTKKIKNKKIRQCDIEANY comes from the coding sequence GTGGACGGGATTCACCCTCGGGGTCAAGCCCCGAGGCACTCTCCCTCTACCGCCTGTAGACATGACACACCTAAAATAATAAAAGAATTTCAAAAAGAAGTTCTAGAACTACTTAAAAAAGCGGATACGATAAAAGAATATAGAAAAAAACAACTAGAAGCCCTAGAACTCCTAGAAAAATACAAAAAACAGATAAAACAAGGTTGTATATCAAGAGAAAAACTTGCATATACCTCAAAACCATCTAAAAAAATAGAAGACTACAAAACAATGAATAGAAACAAGGCCGCGTTAATAAAATACAGAGATAAAGGCAGTGAAATAAAACCTGGAAAAAAAATCAAATACATAATCAGAAATTCAAACCTAAAAAACAGAGATAAAATAGCATTAGTAGAACAAGAAAGCCCTATCGACATAAACCACTACACCAAATTATTGGAGCGCGCATACCAAACCCTCCAACCAAACCAAACCAAAAAAATAAAAAATAAAAAAATAAGACAATGCGATATAGAGGCAAACTACTAA
- the pssA gene encoding CDP-diacylglycerol--serine O-phosphatidyltransferase — protein sequence MKTNLNIPDIITLGNLTAGFLGIIYLIEGQPIISIKLVVIAAILDGLDGLTARILYEEGSNQFGVQLDSLADATSFGVLPAAILYTTIDITISIPLAILFIATSVIRLARFNKNPTKKHFQGIPTTSAGLTLALYTIYFEAIIPTTIVVTTLSILMISNIKYPKITTKPRIIAGILLILVAATTGTIFTITSITLLSLVTAYILIGPIKTTIIKTTIAEQR from the coding sequence ATGAAGACAAACCTCAACATACCAGACATAATAACGCTAGGAAACCTAACCGCAGGTTTTCTAGGAATAATCTACTTAATAGAGGGACAGCCAATAATATCAATCAAACTAGTTGTAATCGCAGCAATACTAGACGGCCTCGATGGATTAACAGCCAGAATACTATATGAAGAAGGATCAAACCAGTTCGGCGTCCAACTAGATTCACTAGCCGACGCAACATCTTTCGGAGTTCTACCCGCCGCAATACTATACACAACAATAGACATAACAATATCAATCCCCTTAGCAATACTTTTTATAGCAACATCGGTCATAAGACTTGCAAGATTCAATAAAAACCCAACCAAAAAACATTTTCAAGGCATACCAACAACCTCTGCTGGACTCACACTAGCACTATACACAATATACTTCGAAGCAATAATACCAACAACAATCGTTGTAACAACACTATCCATCCTAATGATATCAAATATAAAATACCCAAAAATAACAACTAAACCAAGAATCATCGCAGGAATCTTATTAATTTTAGTTGCAGCCACAACAGGAACAATATTCACAATAACCTCAATAACACTCCTCTCATTAGTAACAGCATATATATTAATTGGACCAATAAAAACAACGATAATAAAGACTACAATAGCAGAGCAAAGATAA
- a CDS encoding NifB/NifX family molybdenum-iron cluster-binding protein: protein MKITIPSEGKKIKNNISSVFGRSKYFITAKTSNNEIIDYKTEKNKGKNQNSGAGITAAQQIAKKTPNILICKSIGPKAYSILEDWEIKVIKGIEGTVKENIKKHQQNKLEQIKAPTNHTHSGIK, encoded by the coding sequence ATGAAAATAACAATACCCTCAGAAGGTAAAAAAATAAAAAACAATATCAGCTCCGTTTTTGGACGTAGTAAATATTTTATAACAGCTAAAACAAGTAACAACGAAATTATAGATTATAAAACAGAAAAAAACAAGGGAAAAAACCAAAATAGCGGAGCAGGAATAACAGCAGCTCAACAAATAGCCAAAAAAACACCAAATATTCTTATATGCAAATCAATAGGCCCAAAAGCCTACTCAATTCTAGAAGACTGGGAAATCAAAGTAATCAAAGGAATAGAAGGAACTGTTAAAGAAAACATCAAAAAACACCAACAAAACAAACTAGAACAAATCAAAGCCCCTACAAATCACACCCATTCAGGAATCAAATAA
- a CDS encoding transposase, with amino-acid sequence MTRKQQPLTKTLDFQMDIESGNEGVLYDGTLEARKAYNETIQLAKQGEDWDDIDDIVAEKFDLVKNTAQRIVAKALGAMENYYEYDDFGKPSHTKDGSYPLRSNYEEGYNLSLADDGCVKFRVSAKPYKHVKGTLNGSDQHLNLLRTALQSDEWSIGTSEVIYHDEKPELHVNITNEELTIRDQQDSKTLIGLDVNEDNVALSALTEEGVQDSIVIEFPEIKFERHRYFTIRKRVQNAEKNSVFHALGDKEKRFVNDKTHKLSRQVIEWCQQFEHPCIVLEDLKEMRENIDYGTRMNRRLHHLPFNLIQSFVSYKAAFEGIPVAWINPEYTSQRCSMCGYAEKANRKRKRFKCLECSHQDHSDRNAGVNIAVKGVAEAEVDWNVPTLYTLPVIRTGELRQSASGCVNQPSVTHSTVRDNTVDGGTGSISS; translated from the coding sequence ATGACTCGAAAACAGCAACCTCTCACGAAAACTCTTGACTTTCAAATGGACATCGAGAGTGGCAACGAGGGAGTGCTGTACGATGGAACGCTTGAAGCAAGAAAAGCCTATAACGAAACCATCCAACTCGCTAAGCAAGGTGAAGACTGGGACGATATTGATGACATCGTAGCCGAGAAATTCGACCTTGTGAAGAATACAGCACAGCGAATCGTTGCAAAGGCACTGGGGGCGATGGAGAATTATTACGAGTACGACGACTTCGGAAAACCCAGTCACACCAAGGATGGATCGTATCCGCTTCGGTCGAACTACGAAGAAGGCTACAACCTGTCGCTCGCTGATGATGGGTGCGTCAAGTTCCGTGTTAGTGCGAAGCCGTACAAGCACGTCAAAGGAACCCTCAATGGGAGTGACCAACACCTCAACCTACTCCGCACGGCACTTCAAAGTGATGAGTGGAGTATTGGTACAAGTGAAGTTATATACCATGACGAAAAGCCTGAACTCCACGTGAACATTACTAACGAAGAGCTGACGATTCGAGACCAGCAAGACAGCAAAACCCTAATCGGACTCGATGTGAACGAAGATAACGTCGCTCTTTCCGCCCTCACAGAAGAAGGAGTCCAAGACTCAATTGTTATCGAGTTCCCTGAAATCAAGTTCGAACGCCATCGGTACTTCACAATCCGAAAGCGAGTTCAAAACGCCGAGAAAAATAGTGTTTTCCATGCACTTGGAGACAAGGAGAAGCGATTCGTGAACGATAAGACGCACAAATTGTCACGGCAAGTCATAGAGTGGTGCCAGCAGTTCGAACACCCATGTATCGTCCTTGAAGACCTCAAGGAGATGCGTGAGAACATCGACTATGGTACTCGAATGAACCGACGCCTACATCACTTGCCATTCAATCTGATTCAATCGTTCGTCTCGTACAAGGCAGCGTTCGAAGGGATTCCAGTAGCGTGGATTAACCCTGAGTACACGTCGCAACGGTGTTCAATGTGCGGGTACGCTGAGAAGGCGAATCGGAAGCGGAAGCGATTCAAATGTCTAGAGTGTAGTCATCAAGACCATTCGGATAGGAATGCAGGCGTCAATATCGCTGTGAAAGGCGTTGCGGAAGCAGAAGTTGATTGGAATGTGCCGACCCTCTATACACTCCCAGTGATTCGTACTGGAGAGTTGCGACAGTCGGCATCGGGCTGTGTGAACCAGCCGTCCGTGACCCACTCCACCGTTCGAGACAATACGGTCGATGGTGGAACTGGGAGTATTAGCAGTTAA